A window of Chryseobacterium sp. IHB B 17019 genomic DNA:
GCTTCTCCGCCCATACCATAGATAAAATACTCATTAAATGCTTCTATTACTCGCTCGATCCATGTATCCGGCATTAATACAGCCATTTCTTTCCTGGATAATGATACTTGCCTCAATATTTCATTATCACCTGGCTCCGGCTCATCACCTAGCCACATCCGTTCAAACCGCTGCCGGAACAACTCCAGTTCAGCTTGTGATGCCAGTTCATAATAATCATCTTGCACCAGCATCCATAACGTTACCCTATTACAGGCCGCAGCACGTTGGTAATCGCCTGGATAAGGTAACATTCTTGCTGTTATAAAGCCGCTATTCATCAACTTATATTTCTGTCGGGTTGATTCAGATAAAAAAGTGTAGGATGCAATCATTTCATCTGTGTCTATTTTTAGTTGTTCAGCATGAGGGTTTAAAAGCTTATCCGAATGAAATTCGTATCCACTTAAAAAAGGGTATTCGGGACGTGGCAGGTTTTGATACATTGCATAGGGTTCTTGTTTCTTTGTCATATTATTGAGTTTTAAAGTGTGATATTTATAGCTGGTTCAACCTTGCCTTCGTAATCTCCTGCAATTGTTCAGCATGGGGATTTTTTAGTGTAGGAAAAGGATACTTAAATTGTTTGTAGAGCAGCTCAAGAGTGCTGAAATTTTCAGTGTTCATAATTTCATGATTTTGGTTTAGTTTTGAATACTAATATAAAAATTTAATTAACCCAATATTAAAATAATTCACATAAAATTGATATGTTGTATAACAGATTCTGTTATGTTGCATTAATAGGGGAATTTATACCATGAAAATATTTAGCTATAATTTGAAATAGGAAAGTTTTCGAGAAATTTAAAACAATTTCTTCCTAATTTTTTCACCAAAATTTGCTTAGAGTTGAGCTTTAAGATGAATAACGTGATAATAATCAGTCGAATAGAGAAATAAAAATGGATGTTGTTCTTCAGTTTTTGTAAGTCTATATTTATTGAAGTTGAGAGTTTTAATAGGTGGAAATAAAATTTCAGGATTTTTATTAATCTGAAATTTTTACTTTTGTCAAAACTCAAATTATGAAATTGGATTTTTTGGAAGTTTTGGGAGTTGTAGGAGATATGCTCAATTTATTGGCCAGTAATTCATATTCATCGGATCTTTCTGATGACAATAAACCTGTAAAAAAGAAAAGGACTAAATATTTTACTATAAAAGTGAGTATGGGATTTATTTTAATCTCCTCAGTTTTATTGTTTTTTGTTTTTAAAGATCCTTTACCCGCTGAAAATTATGTCCAAACAATTGTTGTATGCTCATTGATTGGTTTGGCAATTTCACTTATATTCTTTTTTCTCATGTATATTTTGGAAAAATATTATTTTAAAAGTGTTTTTCAATGGCTGTTTTTCAGCTGTTCTGTGATTTTGTTTTTTGTTTCAGTGGTTTTGTGTGTTTATTTTGAATCGGGGATATTTATTTAAATTACAAATATTATGAAATAAAAAAATAGAACCTTTTCAGATTCTATTTTTGTTCTAGCTGTGCAATTTTTTCTTTTAATTGCTGAATTTCTTTTTTCAGAAGTTCAATGTAGTCTTGTTGGTTTTCAAGCAAAAATTCTGGGACATTGCAATACACATTATTACTTCCTACGTAACTACCTGTAATGTTTTCGAAGTTTTGACTAATGGAATTTTCTTTATCGGTTTGTTTTACTATCTCACCAGAGATAGTCTCTTCTGTATTCATTTGATTAAACACAAACCGTACTCTTTTACTAACCCTTTGATGGGAATGTGGTAAATAAATAAACATTAATTAAATTTGAGGATGTGTAAATACTTTTTAATATTATCAATACTATCTTTTACTTGTTTGTTTTCTCAACAAAAAGCTGAGAAGTCTCTTTCAGAACTTGAGGTTCAATATGAATATTCTTTTGTTAGGGATACGATAGATGTGGATCAGAGTCATAGGTTCAAAGAACTTATGCTTTTGGATTTCAATTCAAATACTTCCTTGTTTTATAGTCAGCAATATGTAGCCGCTAGAGAGATTTTTAAAAAAGCTGCTGCTGCGGCATAAACCTCTAGTAATGTTGAGATTAGGGCTGCTGATTTACCAAAATATAAAGTTGGCTATTCTATATATAGAGAAGGCTCGAAAATTTATTTTACAAGTCATATAAATCGAGATTTTTATACTTTTGAAAATACTTATTTAAGTTGGGATACCAATTACAAAGATGTAAAAACGATTCTTGGATATAAGTGTAATAAAGCTACAACAAAATTCGGTAATAGAATTTACACAGCTTGGTACACAAAAGATATTCCGGTATCGGAAGGACCTTATAGATTTAAAGGACTCACAGGTTTAATTTTAGAAATTAGTGATGCAAATAAATATCATTCCTTTATTGCAATAGGGATTGAAAAAAAAGAAGTTGAAATTGCACCTCTACAAAAAGGCATTCCTGTAACAAGGGAAATGTATATTAAAAAGAGAGAGGAATTTAAAAATAACCCATATCCACAAAGTAAAACTCTCACAAAAGAGAGAAGAGATCAGATGATTGAAGCTTTTAAAAAAGATAATAATTCAATCGAAAACTAATTTTAAACACCTGAAAAACAGGTGCTTTTTTTCATCTCACCAACGAAGGCGCAAAGCCATACTGCTTCTTAAAAGCATAAGAAAAATGTGAAAAATCTTCAAAACCGACTTCCATAAAACATCCGACGGCTTTTTATTCTTTTCCGATAAATGATAGAAGGCAAGCTCCAGACGTTTTTGCGTGAGCCAGCGCTGAGGAGTTGTCTGAAAAATTTTCCTGAAATCCCGATTAAAGGTTGATAAACTTCTTCCTGTCAAATACCCGAATTTATCCAGAGACATATTAAACATATAATTCCTTTCCATAAAATTCACCAGATCAATCTTTCCTGGCTCTTCAAAGTCTGCTAAAACGGAATCAATATTTTTATCGATTTCTCTTAAAATACTTATGGCTTCAGTGATCTTTAAGGCTGCAATATTCTCAGGAAATGATTCTTTCACCTCAAAATAAGGAATCAGCGAAGCCAAACAGCTTTCTAACAACGGATGTTTTTCAAAGCTGTAAATTTTGGTTTCTTCCTGAATGTTTTTCTCCCTGATTTCAATATTTGAATAAAAATTTTTCAAACGTTCTTTTGTTAAATGCATCACAACGGCTTTGTGTGGAAGACCGTCTTTTGGATAATTAATGATGGTCGCCAGATGATTTCGCGGAATCAGGAAAATATCTCCGGCCTTGAAAAGGTAGGATTTATCCGCCTGAATAATTTTTGTTTCTCCCGAAATAAACCAAACCAGCATGTGAAACTCAAAAACCGTTTCCGTTTTGAAAAGCTTATCATCGTAGGTTGAAAGTTTAATGTCGGGCGTGATATATTTAAAATGAAAATCCATTTTTGATTAATTTTATGTTGTAAAATTATTTATTTAATTTAAAAAACCTTATAGATTTTCGAAACCTATAAGGTTAAGATGTCTCATTCTAATTTAGGTAATTTAAGATTATTCTACATCGAATTTCATTCTCAAGATTTCTTCACTTAATTTCCATAAACGCTCTGCATTTTCCTTGTCGATAGAATAGGGCTGAACTCCTCGTATTGTTGATGGGTCATCAAATCTGTGCTCAATTTGCCCATTATCGATTTCTGCAATATCGCAATTTTCGCAATACACTCCACCGATATTTTCAAGAAGTGGAGTTGTAGCGCACCAGACCGTTGTGGCAGCACCTTGCGGGATAGTTTTCAGTTGGGCCTCCACTTCGGGTTTTATTTTTCCATTTTCGTCGTGGGTTCCTATTTGAATGAACAAATCAATCGGTTCTTCTCTTCCCAAATCAGTTCCAAAAACAGAGCCTGGATGCAAAGAATAAGCTCTCACATTGAACTTTCTCGCTTTTTCATCCAATGCAACAGCAAACAAATTACTCGCAGTTTTCGATTGCCCATAGCCGATCAAAGTCTGGTATTCCCGATTCTCAAAATTTGGGTCTTCAAAATCAAAAGGCGACATCTGATGTCCATAAGAAGAAACGTTGATTACCCTTGCTCCGTCAGCTTTTTTTAAGGCTTCCCATAATTTTGCAGTAAGGTGAAATTGTCCCAAATAATTGGTGGCCAACTGTGATTCGATGCCCCTGCTGTCTCTTCTCAACGGAACCCACATGATTCCTGCATTGTTAATTAATAAATCTAATTTTCTTCCTGTACCGATAAATTTTTCAGCAAAAGAATCAATAGAATTGGGATCAATTAAATCCATTTTTTCAATTTCAACATTTTCAATTCCTGAAAGGTTTTTTTTCGCTTTTTCAAGATCTCTGGCCGGAACAATTACGGTAGCTCCTGCCGAAGCCAAGGTTTTTGTGGTTTCCAAACCAATTCCTGCGGATCCACCGGTAACAATTGCGATTTTCCCGGAAAGATCAATTCCTTTGATAACATCCTGCGCTGTAGATTGTGCCGTAAAACCTGAATAAATAGGTTGTTGTAAATTATTCTGTCTCATTTTTAAATTGTTTTAAAATTTTCTTAAGACAAAGGTAGATGCATTAAAGCGTGATGATTTTGTTTAAAATGTCAATTTATTTTGTTTAAAATTTCATCCTCAGAAAAGGGAGACGTAAAAATTGAGGAAAATTTCAAGAGCTGATATTATTTTATTCTACTTTGCGTTTAATTATTATAGAACTTGTTTGCCCATTCTTTTATGAATAAGTAATTTTGAAAAATTTTAGATTTGAAGCCTACAATATCCATCATCGTCGCTATTTTCAACCGTAAGGATGAACTTTTCGAGCTATTGAATTCTCTTACTGCGCAGACAGACAAAGACTTTGAGATCATTATTGTAGATGACGGTTCCCTCGTTGATCTGAAACCCACCATTCATAATTTTGAAGAAATTTTACAGATTAAATATTTCAGGAAAGACAATTCGGGACCGGGTTTAACGAGGAATTATGGGGCAAAGAGAGCCCAGAATGAATGGCTGGTCTTCGTCGACAGTGATGTGATTGTAGAAAAAGATTACATAGAAAATATTAAAAATGATATCCTTGAAATTCCCTGTGATGCCTTTGGTGGAGCGGATAAAGCTCATAAAGGCTTCAACCTGATGCAGAAAGCAATTTCCTATTCCATGACCTCGGTTTTTACGACTGGCGGAATCAGAGGAAGTAAAAAAGCGGTTTCAAAATTTCAGCCGAGAAGCTTCAATATGGGCGTGAAGAAAGAAGTTTTTGAGAAAGTAGGCGGCTTTTCAGAAATGAGAATTGGTGAGGATCCCGATCTTTCCATGACACTTTGGGAAAACGGTTATACAACGGCTTTCTTCGATAATATTGCCGTTTATCATAAACGCAGGGTAGATTTTGGTAAGTTCTCGAAGCAAGTATATCAGTTTGGTTGTGCTAGACCAATTCTTAATCAAAGGCACCCGAATTATGTGAAAATTTCATTTGCTTTTCCTACTTTATTTTTATTAGGCTATATTTTTGGCTTTTTGGAGTATTTTATTTTAGGTAAAGGGATTATTCTTGCCTTTTACGGGTTGTATACTTTTATGGTATTGTTTCATGCTTTATTTGTCACTAAAAATATCAGTATTGCCGGAATGGCCGTGATTTCTACTTATATTCAAATGTTTTCTTATGGATATGGTTTCTTAAAATCCTGGATTTTGTTAAATATTTTCAGAATGAAACCAGAGGATGCTTTCCCGAAACATTTTCATAGAAAATAAACTTCATTTAATAATCAAATAATCACACATTTGTCATCCTGAAAGGATCTA
This region includes:
- a CDS encoding GLPGLI family protein, which encodes MNRDFYTFENTYLSWDTNYKDVKTILGYKCNKATTKFGNRIYTAWYTKDIPVSEGPYRFKGLTGLILEISDANKYHSFIAIGIEKKEVEIAPLQKGIPVTREMYIKKREEFKNNPYPQSKTLTKERRDQMIEAFKKDNNSIEN
- a CDS encoding SDR family NAD(P)-dependent oxidoreductase translates to MRQNNLQQPIYSGFTAQSTAQDVIKGIDLSGKIAIVTGGSAGIGLETTKTLASAGATVIVPARDLEKAKKNLSGIENVEIEKMDLIDPNSIDSFAEKFIGTGRKLDLLINNAGIMWVPLRRDSRGIESQLATNYLGQFHLTAKLWEALKKADGARVINVSSYGHQMSPFDFEDPNFENREYQTLIGYGQSKTASNLFAVALDEKARKFNVRAYSLHPGSVFGTDLGREEPIDLFIQIGTHDENGKIKPEVEAQLKTIPQGAATTVWCATTPLLENIGGVYCENCDIAEIDNGQIEHRFDDPSTIRGVQPYSIDKENAERLWKLSEEILRMKFDVE
- a CDS encoding glycosyltransferase — protein: MKPTISIIVAIFNRKDELFELLNSLTAQTDKDFEIIIVDDGSLVDLKPTIHNFEEILQIKYFRKDNSGPGLTRNYGAKRAQNEWLVFVDSDVIVEKDYIENIKNDILEIPCDAFGGADKAHKGFNLMQKAISYSMTSVFTTGGIRGSKKAVSKFQPRSFNMGVKKEVFEKVGGFSEMRIGEDPDLSMTLWENGYTTAFFDNIAVYHKRRVDFGKFSKQVYQFGCARPILNQRHPNYVKISFAFPTLFLLGYIFGFLEYFILGKGIILAFYGLYTFMVLFHALFVTKNISIAGMAVISTYIQMFSYGYGFLKSWILLNIFRMKPEDAFPKHFHRK